A region of bacterium DNA encodes the following proteins:
- a CDS encoding AMP-dependent synthetase/ligase, with protein sequence MHNYSNKHYPVREGLGLITIKGMLARSAGLYPYNTALQIKRGSEFYKLTYRDLKERSEQLAAGLSKKGIKFGDRVALIGENCPEWVEGYMAIASLGAVIVPLDTQLKAQEIRHILTDSEAVAIFATNSFKEAVDEATSKLSSLKHLFSLNNLPALYETPEPKGLKRQVQLDDLAAIIYTSGTTGQSKGVMLSHKNIMSDVDGSYQIFHYDHHDNFISVLPLHHTFEATCGMLVPLYVGATITYAQSLKSRDIINDIRDSQATMMVGVPLLFEKMYQGITRAVKEKPLLTRMAFNTSNGLVRSIKSVTGKRAGGKVFQSLREKAGLSSLRLFVSGGAALNVEVGKGFETLGFAIVQGYGLTESSPVLTINTVKNPDHASVGAPVACVELKILDPDGNGIGEIAAKGPNVMMGYYKNPKATEAVMRDGWLLTGDLGYIDKRGCLFITGRAKNLIVSAAGKNIYPEEVEAQLLNSPFITEALVIGEKNPQTDREEVHAILFPNYEALDEYAAKHKLTLDTAQIEKLLKEEVRHQCSHLADYKRVKHFSLREEEFPKTTTRKIKRYLFVGKKVQV encoded by the coding sequence ATGCACAATTACAGCAACAAGCATTATCCGGTCCGGGAGGGCCTGGGCCTGATCACGATCAAGGGGATGCTGGCCCGTTCGGCCGGGCTGTATCCCTACAACACTGCCCTCCAGATCAAACGGGGCAGCGAGTTCTACAAGCTTACCTACCGGGACCTCAAAGAACGGTCGGAGCAGCTGGCGGCCGGGCTGTCAAAGAAGGGCATCAAGTTCGGAGACCGGGTGGCTTTGATCGGCGAGAACTGCCCGGAATGGGTGGAGGGCTACATGGCCATAGCCAGCCTGGGGGCGGTGATAGTTCCCCTGGACACCCAGCTTAAGGCCCAGGAGATCCGGCACATCCTGACCGATTCCGAGGCGGTGGCCATATTCGCCACCAATAGTTTCAAGGAAGCGGTGGACGAGGCAACCAGCAAACTTTCCAGCCTGAAGCATTTGTTCTCGTTGAACAATCTTCCGGCTCTATACGAAACGCCGGAACCAAAAGGACTTAAACGTCAGGTCCAGCTGGACGATCTGGCGGCCATCATCTACACCTCCGGCACCACCGGGCAGTCCAAGGGGGTGATGCTGAGCCACAAGAACATCATGTCAGACGTGGACGGAAGCTACCAGATCTTCCATTACGACCATCACGACAATTTCATCTCGGTGCTGCCTCTGCACCACACCTTTGAAGCAACCTGCGGGATGCTGGTCCCCCTGTACGTGGGAGCCACAATTACCTATGCTCAATCTCTGAAGTCTAGGGACATCATCAACGACATCCGGGACAGCCAGGCCACCATGATGGTGGGGGTGCCGCTGCTGTTCGAGAAGATGTACCAGGGCATCACCCGGGCGGTAAAAGAGAAGCCCCTGCTTACCCGGATGGCTTTCAACACCTCCAACGGACTGGTCCGGTCCATCAAGTCTGTCACCGGGAAAAGGGCCGGGGGCAAGGTTTTCCAGTCATTGCGGGAAAAGGCCGGGCTGTCCAGCCTCAGACTTTTCGTTTCGGGCGGAGCAGCCCTGAACGTGGAAGTGGGAAAGGGATTTGAGACCCTGGGTTTCGCAATCGTCCAGGGTTACGGCCTGACCGAATCATCCCCGGTGCTGACCATCAACACCGTCAAGAACCCGGACCACGCCTCGGTGGGGGCACCCGTGGCCTGCGTGGAACTGAAGATCCTCGACCCCGACGGCAACGGGATCGGGGAGATCGCAGCCAAAGGGCCCAACGTGATGATGGGCTATTACAAGAACCCCAAGGCCACCGAGGCGGTAATGCGGGACGGCTGGCTGCTGACCGGTGACCTGGGTTACATCGACAAGCGGGGCTGTCTGTTCATCACCGGCCGGGCCAAGAACCTGATCGTCTCCGCCGCCGGCAAGAACATCTACCCCGAAGAGGTGGAGGCCCAGCTGCTGAACAGCCCGTTCATCACCGAAGCGCTGGTGATCGGCGAAAAGAACCCCCAGACCGATCGGGAGGAGGTTCACGCCATACTCTTTCCCAATTACGAGGCCCTGGATGAATATGCGGCCAAGCACAAGCTTACCCTGGACACGGCCCAGATAGAAAAGCTGTTAAAGGAAGAGGTCAGGCACCAGTGCAGCCACCTGGCCGATTACAAGCGGGTCAAGCATTTCTCCCTGCGGGAGGAGGAGTTTCCCAAGACCACCACCCGCAAGATCAAGCGGTACCTGTTCGTCGGTAAAAAAGTGCAGGTTTAG
- a CDS encoding site-2 protease family protein: protein MDSKILEYILIIPPVLFAITIHEVAHGFIAYKRGDSTAFLMGRLNLNPLKHLDLFGSFIFPAMLIFFKAPFVFGWAKPVPVNFFALKNPKRDMIWVSAAGPGSNLLVAAAAGLFFRLLYPFYGGPETMLHPVLVILFYFVLIDTALAVFNLIPIPPLDGSKILAGLLPGPLSAKYLSLEKYGMFIFLALIIIIQLTRINFLSYVLALPVVLISQFFGGPELFQFMPR from the coding sequence ATGGATTCAAAAATATTAGAATATATCCTGATAATCCCCCCGGTGCTGTTCGCCATTACCATTCACGAAGTGGCCCACGGGTTCATCGCCTACAAAAGAGGGGACTCCACTGCTTTCCTGATGGGCAGGCTTAACCTTAACCCCCTGAAGCACCTGGATCTTTTCGGCAGTTTCATCTTCCCGGCCATGCTGATTTTTTTCAAGGCTCCGTTTGTGTTTGGCTGGGCCAAGCCGGTGCCGGTGAACTTCTTTGCCCTGAAAAATCCCAAACGGGACATGATCTGGGTCTCGGCGGCCGGGCCGGGCAGCAACCTGCTGGTGGCCGCAGCGGCAGGGCTTTTCTTCCGCCTGCTTTATCCCTTTTACGGGGGGCCGGAGACCATGCTGCATCCGGTGCTGGTGATCCTGTTCTACTTTGTGTTGATAGACACCGCCCTGGCAGTGTTCAACCTGATCCCCATCCCGCCGCTGGACGGCTCCAAGATCCTGGCCGGGCTGCTGCCCGGGCCGCTTTCGGCCAAGTATTTGAGCCTGGAGAAATACGGAATGTTCATCTTCCTGGCGCTGATAATAATCATCCAGCTGACCAGGATCAATTTCCTTTCCTACGTGCTGGCCCTGCCGGTGGTCCTGATCTCGCAGTTCTTCGGAGGTCCGGAGTTGTTCCAATTCATGCCTCGTTAG
- a CDS encoding 1-deoxy-D-xylulose-5-phosphate reductoisomerase, with the protein MKKKNIIILGSTGSIGTQTMEVVAKYPGLFQVVGLAANSRFDLLARQIKQFKPRMVCIGDKAAGMAGIEEPGARFKLVKGPQGLKQLAALPGAGMVVNALVGSAGLEPTLAAIRAGHDVALANKETLVAGGQLVMQAVKKNRVRLLPIDSEHVALHQCLDGRDVKTVKNLILTASGGPFRNHNLKQLNRVKSRHALNHPTWSMGQKVTIDSATLMNKGLEMIEAHYLFGIPPERIKIVIHPESIIHSMVEFNDGSIIAQLSTPDMRLPIQYALTHPQRLPSLVKDCRLDELGKLTFHKPDRMTFKCLDLAYLALKRGGVIPAVMNAANEIAVQAFLEGRIGFLQIPELISGVMKKHQAAVVRSVADVVSADHSARLMAQDDLTSFRPNKH; encoded by the coding sequence TTGAAAAAAAAGAACATCATCATTTTGGGCTCAACCGGTTCCATCGGAACCCAGACCATGGAGGTCGTTGCCAAATACCCCGGTCTTTTCCAGGTGGTAGGGCTGGCGGCCAATTCTCGTTTTGACCTTTTGGCCCGGCAGATAAAACAATTCAAGCCCCGGATGGTCTGCATCGGGGACAAGGCTGCCGGCATGGCGGGGATAGAAGAACCGGGTGCGAGATTCAAATTGGTCAAAGGTCCGCAGGGCTTAAAACAACTGGCTGCGCTCCCCGGAGCCGGCATGGTGGTGAACGCCCTGGTGGGCTCGGCCGGCCTGGAGCCGACCCTGGCAGCGATCCGGGCCGGGCACGACGTGGCCCTGGCCAACAAGGAGACCCTGGTGGCCGGGGGGCAGCTGGTGATGCAGGCGGTCAAAAAGAACCGGGTCAGGCTGCTGCCCATAGACAGCGAGCACGTGGCCCTGCACCAGTGCCTGGACGGCCGGGATGTCAAGACGGTGAAGAACCTGATACTGACGGCCTCGGGCGGGCCATTCCGCAACCACAATCTTAAACAGCTGAACCGGGTCAAATCACGCCACGCTCTTAACCACCCCACCTGGTCCATGGGGCAAAAGGTGACCATTGACTCCGCCACCCTGATGAACAAGGGGCTGGAGATGATAGAGGCCCATTACCTTTTCGGCATCCCGCCGGAACGGATCAAAATAGTCATCCACCCCGAGTCCATTATCCACTCCATGGTGGAGTTCAACGACGGCTCCATCATTGCCCAATTGTCCACGCCCGATATGAGGCTGCCGATCCAATACGCCCTGACCCATCCCCAAAGGCTGCCTTCCCTGGTCAAGGACTGCCGGCTGGACGAACTGGGTAAGCTCACTTTTCATAAACCGGACCGGATGACCTTCAAATGCCTGGACCTGGCCTATCTGGCTTTGAAACGGGGGGGAGTGATCCCGGCGGTGATGAATGCCGCCAACGAGATAGCGGTGCAGGCCTTTTTGGAAGGCAGGATAGGTTTTCTGCAGATCCCGGAATTGATCTCCGGAGTGATGAAAAAACACCAGGCCGCCGTGGTCCGGTCAGTTGCGGATGTCGTTTCCGCCGACCATTCAGCCCGGCTGATGGCGCAGGACGATCTAACCAGTTTCAGGCCAAATAAACATTGA
- a CDS encoding glycosyltransferase family 2 protein, which yields MPDKINLSVVIPVYNEEENIAELSARLTKVCQELKLSYELLFVDDGSRDGTVKAVEKAKQNDKNIFAVSLAKNSGKAQAYTAGFAEARGDIVITMDGDLQDAPEEIPNFLKKIEEGYDLVTGWKYTGKGKRSISSKLFNWVARKLTKFQVHDSNCPFKAYRNEVVKNLKVYGDLYRFIPAMAYWKGYRVAEIKVENYPRIHGVTKYGASRALRGFFDLMTVTFLTQYIRRPLHFFGLAGLVVGSIGFLIDLVIVIEGLIIGKVGHQALLLLGLVLIIISVQFIFTGLLAEMLFRLYQEQGKDIPVYRKI from the coding sequence ATGCCAGATAAGATCAACCTTTCGGTGGTGATACCGGTCTACAACGAGGAAGAGAACATCGCCGAACTTTCGGCGCGGTTAACCAAGGTCTGCCAGGAACTGAAACTCAGCTACGAACTTCTGTTTGTCGATGACGGCAGCCGGGACGGAACAGTAAAGGCGGTGGAAAAGGCCAAGCAAAACGACAAGAATATTTTTGCCGTAAGCCTGGCCAAGAACTCGGGCAAGGCCCAGGCCTATACCGCCGGCTTCGCCGAAGCCAGGGGCGACATAGTGATCACCATGGACGGAGACCTGCAGGATGCCCCGGAGGAGATCCCGAATTTTCTCAAAAAGATCGAAGAGGGCTACGACCTGGTGACTGGCTGGAAGTACACCGGCAAGGGCAAAAGGTCGATTTCCTCAAAACTTTTCAACTGGGTGGCCCGCAAGCTGACCAAATTCCAGGTCCATGATTCCAACTGCCCGTTCAAGGCCTACCGCAACGAGGTGGTCAAGAACCTGAAGGTCTACGGAGACCTATACCGTTTCATTCCGGCCATGGCCTACTGGAAGGGTTACCGGGTGGCCGAGATCAAGGTGGAGAATTATCCCCGCATTCACGGGGTCACCAAATACGGGGCCTCCCGGGCGCTGCGCGGTTTCTTTGACCTGATGACAGTGACCTTCCTGACCCAGTACATCCGGCGGCCCCTGCATTTCTTTGGGCTGGCCGGCCTGGTCGTCGGGAGCATTGGATTTCTGATTGACCTGGTGATCGTGATCGAAGGGCTGATAATAGGCAAAGTGGGGCATCAGGCCCTGCTGCTGCTGGGTTTGGTGCTGATCATCATCAGCGTCCAGTTTATTTTTACCGGATTGCTGGCCGAAATGCTTTTCCGGCTGTATCAGGAACAGGGCAAGGACATTCCGGTCTACCGGAAGATATAA